A region of the SAR202 cluster bacterium genome:
GATGCCAAGCTCGCTAAGAGTACTTCTTGGGACCAGGCTCATAGTCGCGCCTGTATCCACAAGCATATCCAAGGTCGTGGAGCGACGGCCCGCCATGTCGCTAATCCGAACTGGCATGGTAAAGGTTGCCATGGGCCGCCTCCCTTGCTTAGCTATATTCTACTAGATTAATCCCACTGAACTTACAACCGCAGACAAATATAACGAGAGTTATCCGCTTTTCCAAATAAAAACAGGTATCTCTACACGTCGAGATACCTGTTGATTTAATAACAAGGCTGCAAAGCTCAGGCTGTGGTCCGCTTGATTACCTGCCCCAACGTCGGAAGCGACGACGCGGTGTTGATACAGGCGTCCTGCCGGGGGCCGGCACAGTGGCTATGGTGGAAGGGCCGTGGCCGTTGGGCCAGGTTTTTCGGGGGAGGCTGCGGCCCAGGTCACGCTCGATCTGACGCCACTTGGGGCTGTCCTCACGGGTGACAAAGGTTACGACCTCGCCCTGGCGGCCCATGCGGCCGGTCCTGCCGACTCGATGGGTGAATAGCTGGGCGGTCTCTGGCAGCTCGTAGTTGATGACCTGCTCGATGCCGTTGACGTCGATACCGCGGGCGGCGACGTTGGTGGCGACGAGGATGGGCATGCTGCCGGAACGGAAGTCGGCCATGACGCGCTGCCGCTGGCTCTGGCTCAGATTTCCCTGAAGGGCCGCAGCGGGGTAGCCCATATCGGCCAGGCGGCCAGCCAGCTTGCGGACGCCGTGCTTGGTGCGTCCGAAGACCAGGATTGGGCCGTCGCCCCGGCTGTCCAGCAGAGTGCGAAGAGCATGTATCTTGGCCTCCGGATTGATGTCATAAACAACATGCTCGATTTCGGGGAGGGCTTCCATATCGTTGTCGACGCGCACCTTCTGGGGACTGCGCATGTGGCGGGCCGACACCTGGACGACCCAGTCGGCAATGGTGGCGGAGAAGAGGGCGGTCTGGCGGTTTGCGGGGGTCTTGGCGAGGATGCGCTCGACGTCGGGCGCGAAGCCGCGGTCGAGCATCTCATCGGCCTCGTCGAGGACAAAGACTCTGAGGTTGTGGAGGGAGAGGGTGCCCTGCCGCAGGTGGTCGAGGGTGCGGCCCGGGGTGCCGACGACGATCTGGGCGCCGCGCGAGAGGGCGTCGCGCTCAGGGCCGTAGGCGCGGCCGCCGTAGAGAAGGGTCACACGGAGGCGTTTGGAGGCGGCCACCTCCGCCAGCACGCCGCCGACCTGGATGGCGAGCTCCCGAGTGGGGGCCAGCACCAGGGCCTGGACGCCACGATGCGAGGGGTCGCAGCGCTCGACGATGGGTAGGGTGAAGGCGAGGGTCTTGCCGGAGCCGGTGCGGGCCTGGCCGATGACGTCGCGGCCTTGGAGAAGGATGGGGATGGCCTGGGCCTGGATGGGAGTGGGGGTAGTGATGCCCATTCGGACTACGGCGTCGCGGGTGGCGGGATGGAGGTTAAAGTCGGCGAACGAGCTTAACTGAGGACGAACTTTGGTGGCAAACATGAAGCGCTGAATCCTTAAATTTTGGAATTGTGGCTGATAAGTCAGCGCGTGAATTGAGAGGGAGAAGAACAGGAGCCTTAGAAAATCCTGTGCAAGACCCGGGCAAAGCCGGACTGACGATATAAGAACACTTGGGGGAGTATAACATACCATTACGAATTCCGCTACCATGGCGATGGCGATAGGCTGGGGCTAATAAGGGATAGCGTTAAGGACTTAGTGTTTGGAAAGCTTGGGCGTAGGCAATACCACTACAGGTCTGAGGTGTTGGGTGGTACAGTGTGTCCGTTCATTTCTTACGAGGAAGCAAGGTGAGCAACGCTAAGGCACCGTATGAGCATTATAGATAAGGTGAAAGACAGGATTGGGGGAGCCATTCTAGGGATGGCTATGAGCCTCATAGTCTTCTTTGTCGAGCGCAAGCTTAAAAAAACGCTGCGGAAACAGGAATCCGCCGCAGAGCTAAAGAGGCCGGTCAGCTAGGCCGGCGGTAAAGGCTCGCAACCAGGGCCAGGCTAAGTACGAGTCCGGCGGAGGCGATGCCAGCGGGGACACCCCAGGGAACCCGGCTGGACTACTTCGGTTCGACGGTAAACATCGCAGCTAGACTGCAACGATATTCATCTGGCGACGACGTCATAGTCTCGGAGGCTGTCCGTCGTGACCCTGAGGTGGAGCAATGGCTGTCGGCATCAAGGGCTGGTGTTCAGGTAATGCCCTTCGAGGCTGAGATTAAGGGATTTGATGACCAGCGGTTCCCTTTATGGCGAATACGATGCCCTACGCCTGAACTTGTTAAACAGTCTGAGTAGAGGCTTTCTGTTCACGTGTACTGCCCTGCGCAGTAGCCGGAGGCCCACGCCCACTGGAAGTTGTAGCCGCCGAGGGGGCCGGTGACGTCCACGGCCTCGCCGATGAAGTAGAGGTTGGGGGTCTTGAGGGCGGACATGGTCTTAGACGAGAGGCCGGTGGTGTCCACGCCGCCCAGGGTAACCTCGGCGGTGCGGTAGCCTTCGGTGCCGTGGGGAGAGAGGGTCCAGCGCTTGAGGGCGCTGATCACGGTGTCCATGTCTTTGAGGGAGAGGTGGGCCATAGGTTTGTTAGGAAGTGCGGTCTCACAAATGGCCTGGGCGAATCGTTTAGGGAGAAGGGCGGAGAGGATGGTGACGAGCTCTTTTTTGGGCTGGGCGGTCTGCTGTTCTTTAAGGAGGGGGAGCAGGTCTAGGCCGGGTAAAAGGTCTATAACGACGTAGTCG
Encoded here:
- a CDS encoding DEAD/DEAH box helicase, which codes for MVAEFVMVCYTPPSVLISSVRLCPGLAQDFLRLLFFSLSIHALTYQPQFQNLRIQRFMFATKVRPQLSSFADFNLHPATRDAVVRMGITTPTPIQAQAIPILLQGRDVIGQARTGSGKTLAFTLPIVERCDPSHRGVQALVLAPTRELAIQVGGVLAEVAASKRLRVTLLYGGRAYGPERDALSRGAQIVVGTPGRTLDHLRQGTLSLHNLRVFVLDEADEMLDRGFAPDVERILAKTPANRQTALFSATIADWVVQVSARHMRSPQKVRVDNDMEALPEIEHVVYDINPEAKIHALRTLLDSRGDGPILVFGRTKHGVRKLAGRLADMGYPAAALQGNLSQSQRQRVMADFRSGSMPILVATNVAARGIDVNGIEQVINYELPETAQLFTHRVGRTGRMGRQGEVVTFVTREDSPKWRQIERDLGRSLPRKTWPNGHGPSTIATVPAPGRTPVSTPRRRFRRWGR